In one window of Mobiluncus massiliensis DNA:
- a CDS encoding metalloregulator ArsR/SmtB family transcription factor: protein MSQLPAAEIRALREALTHPHGTGAGCRCAADTELMPRETGTPHEPDGAYDEDQTRHGRQAHPPMQPVDIDEIATIWAPRFELLADLTRLKLLSYMHIYPGSCVQDLANAAGITQTAASQALRVLRDEGWVSADRDGRLMRYTLKDTAAHQMLHFIGHTHV from the coding sequence GCGAAGCCTTGACCCATCCACATGGAACCGGTGCGGGATGTCGGTGCGCGGCGGATACGGAGCTGATGCCCCGCGAAACCGGAACACCTCATGAACCCGATGGAGCTTACGACGAAGACCAGACCCGCCACGGCCGGCAGGCACATCCCCCAATGCAGCCGGTAGACATCGATGAGATTGCTACCATCTGGGCACCTCGCTTCGAATTGCTAGCCGATTTAACCCGGCTGAAGCTGCTGTCTTATATGCATATTTATCCCGGTTCTTGCGTACAGGATTTAGCTAACGCGGCGGGTATTACCCAGACGGCAGCCTCACAAGCGCTGCGGGTCTTGCGTGATGAAGGCTGGGTTAGCGCCGATCGTGACGGGCGCTTGATGCGCTACACCCTGAAAGACACTGCCGCGCACCAGATGCTGCATTTTATCGGGCACACCCACGTGTAA
- a CDS encoding MFS transporter gives MSSVRKSKAPGPRQPDSILASPDPAMIDAARTEPGGIPVPVEKLPLTALRPTAQAAFTGYTSHDPEYRRIKFALFVAGFVTFAQIYEVQVLLPDISKFFSIPPVTASLALSLTTLALAISMFFIGPSSERLGRRPIILISLFAASLLGIILGFTPNWGFLMVGRFVQGMALAGLPAVATAYLAEEICSAELPKAAGSYVAGTAIGGMLGRILSGFLSHLVGWDMTITILGCIGVVGTVLVWLLLPKQEGFSKAEPGLKALLQHTKDVLTEPGLVLLFVIGGTALGAYQSILNMMPYRLTGAPYFMATWIVSLIFLVNLFGSFAASTAGSLASRFGRRAVVPVAGIIYLMGILMMLAKPLWAIFAGLVVFTIGFFAVHSVATGWVTARAVSGVGATGQASSAYSIVYYAGGSIFGTLAGFGWTALGWPGVVAISGSLAVAVIILALILRHIKPLSASGY, from the coding sequence ATGTCGTCAGTTCGCAAATCTAAGGCTCCGGGTCCTCGCCAGCCCGACAGTATCCTGGCTTCCCCCGACCCTGCCATGATTGATGCCGCCCGCACCGAACCGGGCGGCATTCCCGTTCCGGTCGAGAAACTGCCCCTGACTGCGCTGCGCCCTACCGCCCAAGCGGCTTTCACCGGCTACACCAGTCACGACCCGGAATACCGGCGCATCAAGTTTGCCCTGTTCGTAGCCGGTTTCGTGACTTTCGCCCAGATTTATGAGGTGCAGGTGCTGCTGCCTGACATCTCGAAGTTTTTCTCAATCCCCCCGGTCACGGCCTCGCTGGCACTGTCGTTGACGACCCTAGCGTTAGCGATCTCGATGTTCTTTATCGGGCCGTCCTCGGAGCGTTTGGGGCGCCGCCCGATTATTTTGATTTCCCTGTTCGCGGCTTCCCTCCTGGGCATCATCTTAGGTTTTACCCCGAACTGGGGCTTTTTAATGGTCGGGCGTTTTGTGCAAGGCATGGCTTTGGCGGGTTTGCCCGCAGTGGCCACGGCTTACCTGGCTGAGGAAATCTGTTCAGCTGAGCTGCCCAAGGCGGCCGGTTCTTACGTGGCCGGAACTGCGATTGGCGGCATGTTGGGACGGATTCTCTCCGGGTTTCTGTCTCACCTGGTGGGATGGGACATGACCATCACTATCCTGGGGTGCATCGGCGTGGTCGGGACAGTGCTGGTGTGGCTGCTTTTACCCAAACAAGAGGGTTTCTCTAAGGCCGAGCCGGGGTTGAAAGCCCTGTTGCAACACACCAAGGATGTCCTGACCGAACCCGGTTTGGTGCTGCTGTTCGTGATTGGCGGCACCGCTCTGGGCGCTTATCAAAGTATCCTCAACATGATGCCCTACCGCCTGACCGGCGCGCCCTACTTTATGGCGACCTGGATTGTTTCCCTGATTTTCCTGGTCAACCTGTTCGGCTCGTTTGCGGCTTCCACAGCGGGCAGCCTGGCTTCACGTTTTGGCAGGCGGGCCGTGGTTCCGGTCGCCGGCATCATCTATCTGATGGGGATTTTGATGATGTTGGCCAAGCCGTTGTGGGCGATTTTCGCGGGTCTGGTGGTGTTTACTATCGGGTTTTTTGCGGTTCATTCCGTCGCGACCGGCTGGGTTACGGCCCGAGCGGTGTCCGGCGTGGGCGCCACCGGCCAGGCTTCGTCAGCCTACTCGATTGTTTACTATGCCGGCGGCTCGATTTTCGGCACTTTGGCTGGTTTTGGTTGGACCGCTCTGGGCTGGCCGGGCGTAGTGGCGATTTCTGGCTCCCTGGCAGTTGCGGTCATCATCCTGGCGTTGATTTTGCGCCACATCAAACCTCTGTCCGCCTCCGGGTACTGA
- a CDS encoding ABC transporter has protein sequence MKRQLISMIAAAGLVTLSLTGCASDQSKVDAKPAPGSPDIGATAAIFADLKLAGHSLTPFNEDESTQLRQQVDLAGDQVRDLKNPAGLKFEPAGSGCQAMMRNSFNLPLLHWPSLAAQAPDGKAAAQVFLAPSEQDVRSMINDLDTMTRNCEEVTVSAPTGTVKMTLKFNDPAVSCPSGYRQTVTRDRVSQTLDVCYVPYGNAVLALSLVDSTDTAQGMAQDFEDFSSRFYARLAPLYTE, from the coding sequence ATGAAACGCCAGCTTATTTCGATGATTGCCGCGGCCGGCCTGGTGACGCTGAGCCTAACCGGGTGCGCCTCAGATCAAAGCAAAGTTGACGCGAAACCGGCGCCCGGCTCTCCTGACATCGGCGCGACGGCCGCCATTTTTGCCGACCTGAAACTGGCGGGACACTCGCTCACACCGTTCAACGAGGACGAATCCACCCAGCTGCGCCAACAGGTTGACCTGGCCGGGGACCAGGTACGCGACCTGAAAAACCCGGCCGGACTGAAGTTTGAGCCCGCCGGTTCTGGCTGCCAAGCCATGATGCGCAATTCTTTCAACCTTCCCCTGCTACACTGGCCCTCCCTGGCGGCCCAAGCGCCTGACGGAAAGGCCGCAGCTCAGGTGTTCCTGGCCCCCTCCGAGCAGGATGTGCGGTCGATGATTAACGACCTGGACACGATGACCAGGAACTGCGAGGAAGTGACGGTGAGCGCCCCGACCGGCACCGTGAAGATGACCCTCAAGTTCAATGATCCCGCTGTGTCTTGCCCAAGCGGATACCGCCAAACCGTGACCCGCGACCGGGTCAGCCAGACTTTGGACGTGTGTTACGTCCCGTATGGCAACGCGGTTTTGGCGCTGTCCCTGGTGGATTCCACGGATACCGCTCAGGGCATGGCGCAGGATTTTGAGGATTTCTCGTCGCGTTTCTATGCGCGGCTCGCTCCGCTGTACACCGAGTAG
- a CDS encoding MFS transporter, with the protein MPKPGGFIQKLTWCMWDAGGASVNAVATTFVFTVYLTGAAFGNQTASSQAVSTGMTIAGIIVALTAPITGQRADRRGKGTFWLGVFSAIIIACLAAMFFVAPHPNFLWLGVGLLALMTMFFEFATVNYYAMLTRISNADNIGKISGIGWASGYFGGIVLLMFLNFGFISENNFTGLDTSNGMGVRVAMLVAAAWSLIFFVPVLFTVRGRVVPGSENLPHESIFTSYKKLFQTIAWLFRNAPNVLYFLIASAIFRDGLSGVFTFGGIIAAVTFGFSPGEVIIFAVVANVAAGIATTLMGFFDDKIGPKKVMIFSLIMLVACCLGVFALHAQGKIIMWTIGLFMTLWVGPAQSASRSFLARRIPEGHEGEVFGLYQTTGRSVTWLAPLMFTLFISLGQHFTPFIPPALLSVTTGPGGPMMAIHEQAQYWGILGIGLVLLVGLLMLLPVREDHMVLRRATEAAPNVSAPAAVSGDPTSLEGDVSGSVSPSGPGQPVELPAETPTEDSSPGTPPPSTPDPTQTPGGAQ; encoded by the coding sequence ATGCCAAAACCAGGCGGATTCATCCAGAAGTTAACGTGGTGTATGTGGGACGCCGGCGGCGCCTCTGTCAACGCGGTCGCGACCACTTTCGTGTTCACGGTCTACCTGACTGGGGCCGCTTTTGGCAACCAAACTGCCTCTTCACAGGCCGTTTCAACCGGGATGACCATCGCGGGGATTATCGTGGCGTTGACCGCCCCCATCACCGGGCAGCGCGCGGATCGGCGCGGCAAAGGGACGTTCTGGCTGGGGGTGTTTTCGGCAATCATCATCGCTTGCCTAGCGGCGATGTTCTTTGTAGCGCCGCACCCGAACTTCCTGTGGCTGGGGGTAGGCCTGCTGGCGTTGATGACCATGTTCTTCGAGTTCGCCACCGTGAACTATTACGCCATGCTGACCCGGATTTCCAACGCCGACAACATCGGAAAAATCAGCGGTATCGGCTGGGCCAGCGGGTATTTCGGCGGAATCGTCCTGTTGATGTTCCTGAACTTCGGGTTCATCTCGGAAAATAACTTCACCGGCTTGGACACTTCAAACGGCATGGGGGTGCGGGTCGCGATGCTGGTCGCGGCCGCATGGTCGCTGATTTTCTTTGTGCCGGTGCTGTTCACCGTGCGCGGACGGGTCGTGCCGGGCAGCGAAAACCTGCCGCACGAGTCAATCTTCACTTCCTACAAAAAGCTGTTCCAAACTATCGCCTGGCTGTTTCGTAACGCCCCGAACGTGCTGTATTTCCTGATTGCCTCCGCGATTTTCCGCGATGGGCTGTCCGGCGTCTTTACGTTCGGCGGCATCATCGCCGCGGTGACCTTCGGTTTCTCTCCCGGAGAAGTCATTATTTTCGCGGTCGTCGCCAACGTTGCGGCCGGTATCGCCACGACGTTGATGGGATTCTTTGACGATAAAATCGGCCCCAAGAAAGTCATGATTTTCTCCCTCATCATGCTGGTAGCCTGCTGTTTGGGGGTTTTTGCCCTGCACGCCCAAGGCAAAATCATCATGTGGACTATCGGGCTGTTCATGACGCTGTGGGTCGGCCCGGCCCAGTCGGCTTCCCGTTCTTTCCTGGCGCGGCGCATTCCCGAGGGTCACGAGGGCGAGGTGTTTGGGCTCTACCAGACGACGGGTCGCTCGGTGACGTGGCTGGCTCCCCTGATGTTTACCCTGTTCATCAGCCTGGGCCAGCACTTTACCCCGTTTATTCCGCCCGCTTTGCTGTCCGTGACCACGGGTCCGGGCGGCCCGATGATGGCGATTCACGAGCAGGCTCAATACTGGGGCATCCTCGGGATTGGCTTGGTGCTGCTGGTCGGGTTGCTGATGCTGCTGCCGGTGCGCGAGGATCACATGGTATTACGGCGGGCGACTGAGGCCGCGCCGAACGTTTCCGCTCCTGCCGCTGTTTCAGGCGACCCCACAAGTCTTGAGGGGGACGTTTCCGGGTCCGTTTCGCCCTCCGGGCCGGGCCAGCCGGTCGAACTCCCGGCGGAAACGCCGACGGAGGACTCCTCACCCGGGACTCCCCCGCCCAGCACGCCAGACCCCACACAAACCCCCGGAGGTGCCCAATGA
- a CDS encoding 2-C-methyl-D-erythritol 4-phosphate cytidylyltransferase, whose translation MRLFVVLTAAGSGTRLGCDMPKALVPVADRPLLEWALKGLPSCDFVVVSAPLEQVDRFQSVVSGCGIPAAVVPGGSSRQGSVAAAIRALVNMVDPVQDDDLVLVHDAARPFAPPAVFDRVVAALQDGHRAVVPALPVTDTIKVVAPRTRPDEPVEVVTATPNRATLRAVQTPQGFYLHELAALHQRFAERSLAESTSFSDDAALYETVGLPVVTVDGDRLAYKITTPADLTLAEFQHSPHH comes from the coding sequence GTGAGACTTTTTGTGGTGTTGACTGCGGCGGGGTCAGGAACTCGGCTCGGCTGCGATATGCCCAAAGCGCTGGTTCCCGTAGCGGACCGCCCATTGCTGGAGTGGGCTTTAAAAGGTCTGCCTAGCTGCGATTTCGTCGTAGTCAGCGCCCCTTTGGAACAGGTAGACCGTTTTCAGTCGGTGGTTTCCGGTTGTGGCATCCCCGCTGCGGTTGTCCCCGGCGGTTCTTCTCGACAAGGCTCAGTGGCGGCAGCCATACGAGCACTGGTAAACATGGTTGACCCGGTGCAAGATGATGACCTGGTTCTGGTTCATGACGCGGCCCGCCCTTTCGCTCCGCCCGCAGTGTTTGACCGCGTGGTGGCGGCTTTACAGGACGGTCATCGGGCCGTTGTTCCCGCCCTGCCCGTCACCGACACAATCAAGGTCGTAGCTCCGCGGACCCGTCCCGACGAGCCGGTCGAGGTCGTCACTGCCACCCCAAACCGCGCGACTTTGCGTGCTGTACAGACTCCACAGGGCTTTTACCTGCACGAATTGGCAGCGCTGCACCAGCGTTTTGCCGAACGCTCGCTCGCGGAGTCCACGTCTTTTTCCGATGATGCAGCGCTCTATGAAACCGTGGGCCTACCAGTCGTGACCGTAGACGGCGATCGCTTAGCCTACAAAATCACCACACCCGCTGACCTAACTCTCGCCGAATTCCAGCATTCCCCACACCACTAA
- a CDS encoding purine-nucleoside phosphorylase, translated as MTSKREQALDYCFQSQPQLVTPIKKGARRIAETTGLKHHDLLVVLGSGLLEAVVGLGTVRARMPIADLDTVPVPTAQGHGNELLSIDVPVSAKPHAAGQSEVAVKHILVSTGRSHLYEGWSPTEVCQMVRTAAMTGIEAAFLTNAGGALREWEMGDVMAITDHINQTGESPFIGPAFTDIFQMWDPVLTAALRMHTQREGVYAILRGPEYQTRAESLMLRDLGVDMVGMSTIMEAIALHQLGVRVCGVSVTSDLSFSDTATVHEDVIRAVVSAYPNVQNCILSVLEALDS; from the coding sequence ATGACGTCAAAACGGGAACAGGCCCTGGACTATTGCTTTCAATCACAACCCCAGCTGGTCACGCCCATTAAGAAAGGGGCACGCCGCATAGCCGAAACAACCGGATTGAAACATCATGACCTGCTGGTTGTACTGGGTTCTGGATTACTTGAAGCAGTAGTGGGACTGGGCACAGTTCGTGCCCGGATGCCCATCGCAGACTTGGACACAGTACCAGTTCCCACGGCCCAAGGACACGGAAACGAACTGCTTTCGATTGATGTACCTGTCTCGGCAAAACCACACGCGGCAGGACAGTCCGAGGTAGCCGTCAAACACATTTTGGTTAGCACGGGACGCAGTCACCTCTACGAGGGCTGGAGTCCAACCGAGGTGTGTCAAATGGTACGTACTGCCGCGATGACAGGGATTGAGGCTGCTTTCCTAACGAACGCCGGTGGAGCGCTGCGCGAGTGGGAAATGGGCGATGTCATGGCCATTACCGACCACATCAACCAAACCGGCGAATCTCCATTTATCGGACCCGCTTTCACCGATATTTTTCAGATGTGGGATCCTGTTTTGACCGCTGCCTTGCGTATGCACACCCAGCGCGAGGGGGTGTACGCCATACTGAGAGGGCCAGAGTATCAAACCCGAGCTGAATCCCTGATGCTTAGAGATTTAGGGGTTGACATGGTTGGTATGAGCACCATTATGGAGGCTATCGCTCTGCATCAGCTCGGAGTACGAGTCTGCGGGGTGTCCGTTACTTCTGACCTGTCGTTTTCTGACACGGCTACTGTTCATGAGGATGTTATCCGGGCAGTCGTTTCGGCCTATCCTAACGTGCAAAACTGTATTCTCAGCGTTTTAGAGGCTCTCGATTCATAG
- a CDS encoding cytosine permease: MASVEMTGIEIVKDEERTAKPRNLFLPWFASNISVFGMSYGAWILGWGISFVQATLVTIIGVILSFMICGVIALGGKRGSVPTMVMSRAAFGVNGAKIPGIISWLTSIGWETSLAITAVLATNTVLNRLGWVGEDSTGVKIVAAALVAVLIVLGAVAGYHIIMKMQAVLTWVTGITTIIYVILVIPHIDWDVLMSIPHGSVAGMIGSMVMVMTGMGLGWVNIAADWARYQKREAKGSQIVFWNTLGGSLGPVVLITFGLMLAGSDAKLAENVGLDPVGALATILPTWFLIPFLLTAILSLLSGAINGIYSSGLTLLTLGIKIPRPLASLIDGTILTLGTIYVTFFSPTFIGPFQSFLVTLGVPLAAWAGIMMADITLRKRDYDELALFEPTGRYSSFNWTSLVILAVCCVLGWGLVINGYSDAAFNDWQGYLWPLFGGKDGAMGGSNIGVILALAIGYVAYFGLSGKRVKSQESDMSVTGVSTTSETSAPSVEKTPEAGENSAPGSVEKTEA; this comes from the coding sequence ATGGCTAGTGTAGAGATGACTGGCATTGAAATCGTCAAGGATGAAGAACGGACAGCCAAACCGAGGAATCTGTTCCTCCCTTGGTTTGCTTCAAACATTTCGGTGTTTGGAATGAGCTATGGCGCGTGGATTTTAGGATGGGGGATTTCATTTGTCCAAGCCACCCTGGTGACGATAATTGGCGTGATTCTGTCCTTTATGATTTGCGGCGTAATCGCGTTGGGTGGCAAACGCGGGTCAGTACCGACTATGGTCATGAGCCGAGCTGCCTTCGGTGTAAACGGTGCAAAAATTCCAGGCATTATCTCTTGGCTGACCTCAATAGGTTGGGAAACTTCTCTGGCTATTACTGCTGTTCTGGCTACAAACACGGTATTAAACCGCTTGGGGTGGGTCGGTGAAGATTCCACCGGCGTAAAGATCGTGGCTGCTGCGCTGGTGGCGGTGCTGATTGTGCTAGGCGCTGTAGCTGGTTATCACATCATCATGAAGATGCAGGCCGTATTGACTTGGGTTACTGGAATCACCACGATTATTTATGTCATCCTGGTAATTCCGCACATTGATTGGGATGTGTTGATGTCGATTCCGCACGGCTCGGTGGCCGGAATGATTGGCTCCATGGTTATGGTCATGACAGGCATGGGTCTGGGATGGGTCAATATCGCTGCTGACTGGGCTCGTTACCAAAAGCGCGAAGCAAAAGGCAGTCAAATAGTGTTCTGGAACACTCTGGGAGGCTCACTTGGGCCGGTCGTTTTGATTACTTTCGGTTTGATGTTGGCTGGTTCAGACGCGAAACTTGCAGAGAACGTGGGGCTGGATCCGGTGGGTGCACTGGCTACCATCTTGCCAACCTGGTTCTTGATTCCATTCCTGCTCACGGCCATTTTGTCCCTTCTCTCAGGAGCTATCAATGGTATTTATTCTTCCGGGCTGACCCTTCTGACTTTGGGAATCAAGATTCCTCGCCCTCTCGCTTCCCTGATTGACGGCACTATCTTGACCCTCGGCACGATTTATGTGACTTTCTTCTCTCCGACTTTCATCGGACCCTTCCAGTCCTTCCTGGTGACTTTAGGGGTGCCGCTAGCTGCCTGGGCTGGAATCATGATGGCTGATATTACGCTGCGTAAACGCGACTATGACGAGCTCGCCCTGTTTGAACCGACAGGACGCTACTCCAGCTTCAACTGGACTTCCCTAGTGATTTTGGCAGTGTGCTGCGTGCTGGGTTGGGGTTTGGTTATCAATGGATACTCCGATGCTGCTTTCAACGATTGGCAGGGCTACCTTTGGCCTTTGTTCGGCGGAAAAGATGGGGCAATGGGAGGTTCTAATATTGGGGTAATCTTGGCTTTGGCCATCGGGTACGTAGCCTACTTTGGGCTGTCCGGGAAACGGGTTAAGTCTCAAGAGTCTGATATGTCTGTTACCGGAGTATCCACAACTTCCGAAACCTCGGCACCGAGCGTTGAGAAAACTCCAGAGGCCGGGGAAAACTCTGCGCCGGGTAGTGTTGAAAAGACTGAAGCATGA
- a CDS encoding DUF1538 domain-containing protein, translating to MLADFSAPLRKLKETLFSVTPIVGIVVVLALTLVPLEGSLPARFALGTFAIIVGLAIFLLGVDIGLTPIGQLLGHAIARSGRLSVVISATFVLGLFVSVAEPDLHIYGGQVELITGGLLGKLFLVLVVSLGIAALLTIGMVRIIRSISLKFVLLGAYVLVAVLGFFAPTEYLAISFDASGATTGALTVPFILAMAAGVSAMKKDSRGGEADAFGLVGIASAGAILAVLVTAVIFQLGEIPRDIPAPEVLDLSPVAALAQEAPRQVRDVALGLAPILTAFVVGAVAKFFPLTKAKLRRIILGLVFSYLGLVTFLTGVNAGFMDVGRTIGETLAANQPPALLLAVAFLLGVVTILAEPAVYVLMDQVEDVTAGAVHRKAVMFSLALGVGVAVVLSTARVLVPALELWHILLPGYVVAVIMMRYAPPLFTGIAFDSGGVASGPMTATFVLAFAQGAAAGTPGANVVVDGLGVIATVAMTPLITIQILGLIYSSKTRKVSHA from the coding sequence TTGCTTGCTGATTTTTCTGCACCGCTGCGAAAGCTGAAAGAGACGCTGTTCTCTGTGACGCCGATTGTCGGGATTGTCGTGGTTTTGGCACTCACGCTGGTTCCTTTGGAAGGCTCGCTACCGGCGCGTTTTGCCTTGGGCACATTCGCAATTATCGTGGGTTTGGCGATTTTCCTGCTGGGAGTAGACATTGGCCTGACCCCTATCGGGCAGCTGCTGGGACACGCCATCGCTCGGTCAGGCCGGCTTTCGGTCGTGATATCAGCAACCTTTGTGTTGGGGCTGTTCGTTTCCGTAGCGGAGCCTGACCTGCATATTTACGGCGGTCAAGTTGAGCTAATTACCGGCGGGTTACTGGGCAAGCTCTTTTTGGTGCTGGTAGTGAGCCTGGGAATAGCGGCGCTTTTGACTATCGGCATGGTGCGCATCATCCGTTCCATCTCTCTGAAATTCGTCCTCCTGGGCGCCTACGTTTTGGTGGCGGTCCTGGGCTTTTTCGCTCCCACCGAGTACCTCGCGATTTCTTTCGATGCTTCAGGAGCCACCACCGGAGCGTTGACCGTGCCGTTCATCTTGGCGATGGCGGCGGGGGTGTCCGCGATGAAAAAGGACTCCCGTGGCGGTGAGGCTGATGCGTTTGGGCTGGTCGGAATTGCTTCCGCGGGGGCAATTTTGGCGGTGCTGGTTACCGCCGTCATCTTTCAGCTGGGAGAGATTCCTCGCGACATTCCGGCCCCGGAAGTGTTGGATCTCAGCCCCGTGGCGGCGCTGGCGCAAGAGGCTCCCCGCCAGGTTCGGGACGTGGCGCTCGGATTGGCTCCGATACTGACCGCTTTCGTGGTAGGAGCTGTAGCAAAATTTTTCCCCCTGACTAAAGCAAAACTGCGCCGTATCATCTTGGGCCTGGTGTTTTCCTACCTCGGCTTGGTTACCTTCCTGACCGGGGTCAACGCGGGTTTCATGGATGTGGGCCGCACCATCGGCGAAACGCTGGCCGCGAACCAACCCCCCGCCCTGCTGCTGGCAGTGGCGTTCCTGTTGGGGGTCGTGACGATTCTGGCCGAACCGGCAGTCTACGTACTGATGGACCAGGTCGAGGACGTTACGGCCGGGGCGGTGCACCGCAAAGCGGTGATGTTTTCGCTGGCACTAGGAGTGGGCGTGGCGGTCGTGCTGTCCACCGCGCGGGTCCTCGTGCCCGCACTGGAGCTGTGGCACATCCTGCTGCCGGGATACGTGGTCGCTGTTATCATGATGCGTTACGCTCCGCCGCTGTTTACCGGCATCGCCTTTGATTCCGGTGGGGTGGCGTCCGGGCCGATGACCGCCACTTTCGTGCTGGCTTTTGCCCAAGGAGCTGCGGCCGGGACACCGGGAGCAAACGTGGTGGTGGACGGACTAGGGGTAATCGCAACGGTCGCCATGACACCGCTGATTACCATCCAAATTCTCGGACTAATATATTCTTCTAAGACAAGGAAGGTTTCCCATGCTTGA
- a CDS encoding P-II family nitrogen regulator, translated as MLEKEWHKDAVLLYVVVNDQMASKVIAEAKKHGIRGATVMLGRGTIKNKWLNAIGVVDSRKEVLIMGADTATAKTAMQALAKRFHFEKPNRGIAFAVEMEGIAGTSAIERWPEPPADHAVQPAQWQLITIIVEHGRAEDVVDAAQSAGARGGTVIAGRGSGVAQTELVLGMEIEPEKDIVFMLASAQSAPQIEDAIDQRLDLEKPNHGILFTQNVVAVSGLYQGA; from the coding sequence ATGCTTGAGAAAGAATGGCACAAGGACGCGGTGCTGCTCTACGTTGTGGTCAATGACCAGATGGCTTCCAAAGTCATTGCCGAAGCGAAAAAACACGGGATTCGCGGCGCCACGGTGATGCTGGGACGCGGCACCATCAAGAACAAGTGGCTCAACGCTATCGGCGTGGTGGATTCCCGCAAAGAAGTCCTCATTATGGGTGCCGACACCGCCACCGCGAAAACTGCGATGCAGGCGCTGGCAAAACGTTTCCACTTCGAGAAACCCAACCGGGGTATCGCTTTTGCGGTTGAGATGGAGGGCATCGCGGGAACGTCTGCCATTGAACGCTGGCCCGAACCCCCTGCGGACCACGCCGTGCAACCGGCACAGTGGCAGCTCATCACCATCATCGTGGAGCACGGCCGGGCCGAGGACGTGGTGGACGCCGCGCAAAGTGCCGGAGCTCGCGGAGGCACCGTCATCGCCGGTCGGGGCTCGGGGGTCGCCCAAACCGAATTGGTGTTGGGCATGGAAATCGAACCGGAAAAGGACATTGTGTTCATGCTGGCCTCCGCGCAAAGCGCCCCTCAGATAGAGGATGCCATCGACCAGCGTCTCGATTTGGAAAAACCCAACCACGGCATCCTTTTCACCCAAAACGTGGTCGCTGTCAGTGGGCTGTACCAGGGAGCGTAG